Proteins from a genomic interval of Acidimicrobiia bacterium:
- the glgC gene encoding glucose-1-phosphate adenylyltransferase, translated as MHDPSRVLCIVLAGGEGKRLAPLTLDRAKPAVPYGGHYRLIDFALSNLVNAGYRRIIVLTQYKSHSLDVHISRTWRFSQLLDDYVATVPAQMRRGPYWFAGSADAIFQNMNLIHDAKPSHILVFGADHIYRMDPRQMLDAHTASGAGVTVAAIRVPIEEADQFGVVEVGQGSKIQEFREKPTDAIGLADDPTQVLASMGNYVFSTETLIEALSNDAVDPSSTHDIGGNIIPALVNEGVAHAYDFTHNWVPGTTERDHGYWRDVGTLDAFHASHMDLVDVHPVFNLYNWEWPILTSTGSLPPAKFVLDGEGRTGQAINSIVCSGAIVSGGTVRRSVISPNVRVEAGALVEDAVIMHDVQIGAGAIVRRAIIDKGTRIPPGMEIGVDPKVDAEHFTISEEGIVAIGKFHPIPPV; from the coding sequence ATGCATGATCCATCTCGAGTCCTGTGCATCGTTCTGGCTGGTGGCGAAGGTAAACGCCTGGCACCCTTGACGCTCGATCGCGCTAAGCCTGCCGTTCCTTACGGAGGTCATTATCGACTGATTGATTTTGCGCTCTCTAATCTGGTGAATGCTGGCTATCGACGCATTATTGTGCTCACCCAATACAAGAGCCACAGCCTAGACGTGCACATTTCGAGAACCTGGCGGTTTTCTCAATTATTAGATGACTATGTAGCTACTGTGCCCGCCCAAATGAGGCGAGGCCCGTACTGGTTTGCCGGTTCAGCCGATGCCATATTCCAGAATATGAACCTGATCCACGACGCGAAACCCAGTCACATTTTGGTTTTTGGTGCCGACCACATCTATCGCATGGACCCTAGACAAATGCTCGACGCCCACACTGCCTCAGGGGCTGGCGTTACCGTGGCTGCAATTCGAGTACCGATTGAAGAAGCTGACCAGTTCGGAGTTGTTGAGGTTGGCCAAGGATCAAAAATTCAAGAGTTCCGTGAAAAGCCCACCGACGCCATTGGTCTAGCCGATGACCCAACCCAGGTGTTGGCCTCGATGGGTAACTACGTGTTTTCAACTGAGACCTTGATTGAAGCGTTGAGCAACGATGCCGTAGACCCCAGTTCCACCCACGACATCGGCGGTAACATTATTCCCGCTCTGGTAAATGAGGGCGTTGCTCATGCTTACGACTTCACCCATAACTGGGTACCTGGCACCACCGAGCGCGACCACGGTTATTGGCGTGATGTAGGAACGCTCGACGCATTCCACGCTTCCCATATGGACTTGGTCGATGTTCACCCAGTGTTCAACCTTTACAACTGGGAATGGCCCATTCTAACCTCCACAGGCTCGCTGCCCCCAGCCAAATTCGTGCTCGATGGTGAAGGGCGTACCGGCCAAGCCATTAACTCTATTGTTTGTTCAGGTGCCATTGTTTCGGGTGGAACGGTACGCCGCAGTGTGATTTCCCCAAACGTGCGTGTTGAAGCAGGGGCCTTGGTCGAAGACGCGGTCATTATGCATGATGTGCAGATCGGGGCCGGGGCCATTGTACGTCGAGCTATTATCGATAAGGGCACCCGCATCCCACCTGGAATGGAGATTGGTGTTGACCCCAAGGTTGATGCCGAACATTTCACAATCTCGGAAGAAGGAATCGTGGCCATTGGCAAGTTCCATCCGATTCCACCAGTTTAG
- the glgX gene encoding glycogen debranching protein GlgX: MKTLPGQSTPLGATYDGAGTNFALFSEGAERVELCLFDERGVESRIELTTVTDFVYHGYLRDVHPGQRYGFRVYGPWNPANGQRFNPAKLLLDPYAKAIDGELHWVPATYDHRLDQSIYSQDTTDSAPFVPRSVVVSPWFDWKNDSRPNIDLADTIIYEAHLKGLTQLHPDIEPELRGTYRGMAEPAILDYLVDLGVNAIELLPVHHFVHDHRLAELGLRNYWGYNTIGFFAPHRGYASSSTRGAAVYEFKEMVRALHDAGIEVILDVVYNHTAEGNHLGPTLSFKGIDNETYYRLQPDDPSLYLDFTGTGNSFNAQHPQTLRLIMDSLRYWYSEMRVDGFRFDLAPVLAREEYYVDRFSGFLDAVHQDPALADAKIIAEPWDLGEGGYQLGNFPNGWSEWNGRYRDITRDYWRGQPGTLAEFASRFTGSADIYQARGRQPQASVNFVTVHDGFTLVDLVSYEQKHNDANGEGNEDGTNDNRSWNCGIEGPSDDPIVSELRNRQRRNFLTTLLLSQGVPLLLAGDELGRSQGGNNNAYCQDNRTSWVDWLGKDQETFEFVKLLMALRKEHPTFRRRQHFTGHAASRAQSPDIAWFTPAGTVMNEADWHDEGARSLMVYMNGLAIVDRDRRGELITDDSFFVLFNASGDEVSFSIPKISWPTTWELVLDTADLASPLVALEGNLQYEAGSNLHLVGHSLVLLRQANSSTKP; this comes from the coding sequence GTGAAGACGCTGCCAGGACAGTCGACACCGCTAGGCGCTACCTACGACGGGGCAGGCACAAATTTTGCTCTATTCAGCGAAGGTGCTGAACGTGTGGAGTTATGCCTATTCGATGAACGCGGGGTAGAAAGCAGAATTGAGCTCACCACGGTGACCGATTTTGTTTATCACGGCTACTTACGGGATGTTCACCCAGGTCAGCGTTATGGTTTTCGCGTTTACGGACCATGGAATCCGGCCAATGGCCAGCGCTTCAACCCAGCCAAGCTGTTGCTGGACCCATACGCCAAAGCCATTGACGGCGAACTACACTGGGTACCAGCCACCTACGATCATCGCCTCGACCAGTCGATCTACAGTCAAGACACCACTGATTCCGCCCCTTTTGTGCCTCGATCGGTGGTTGTTTCACCCTGGTTTGACTGGAAAAACGATTCCAGACCCAACATCGACCTAGCAGACACCATTATTTATGAGGCCCACCTCAAAGGATTAACGCAGCTTCATCCCGATATTGAGCCGGAGCTTCGGGGAACTTACCGGGGCATGGCCGAACCGGCCATTCTCGACTATCTAGTAGACCTGGGCGTTAACGCCATTGAGTTGTTGCCAGTCCACCACTTTGTGCACGATCATCGCCTAGCCGAACTGGGCTTGCGAAACTATTGGGGCTACAACACCATCGGATTCTTCGCACCTCACCGCGGCTACGCTTCAAGCAGCACCCGGGGCGCTGCTGTGTATGAGTTCAAAGAAATGGTCCGGGCGTTACACGATGCTGGTATCGAGGTGATCCTAGATGTGGTGTACAACCACACCGCCGAAGGCAATCACCTAGGTCCAACGCTTTCTTTTAAAGGCATCGACAACGAAACCTATTACCGGCTGCAGCCCGATGACCCTTCTCTCTATTTGGATTTTACCGGTACTGGCAACAGCTTTAATGCCCAGCACCCCCAGACGTTGCGACTGATCATGGATTCACTGCGTTATTGGTATTCCGAGATGCGGGTGGATGGTTTCCGCTTTGATCTGGCCCCGGTTTTGGCCCGAGAGGAATACTACGTTGATCGCTTCTCGGGTTTCTTAGACGCTGTTCATCAAGACCCGGCCTTAGCGGATGCCAAGATAATCGCTGAACCTTGGGACTTAGGCGAAGGTGGCTATCAACTCGGCAACTTTCCCAATGGCTGGTCAGAATGGAACGGTCGCTACCGCGATATCACACGAGACTATTGGCGTGGCCAACCCGGAACCTTGGCTGAGTTCGCCTCGCGTTTCACCGGCAGCGCCGACATTTATCAGGCCCGGGGCCGTCAACCCCAAGCGTCGGTGAATTTTGTGACCGTGCACGACGGATTCACCCTGGTCGATCTCGTTAGCTACGAACAAAAACACAACGATGCTAACGGCGAAGGAAACGAAGACGGCACCAACGACAATCGCTCTTGGAATTGCGGCATTGAAGGCCCAAGCGATGACCCGATCGTCAGCGAACTCCGCAACCGTCAGCGCCGCAATTTTCTAACCACCTTGCTGCTCTCACAGGGAGTTCCATTACTGCTCGCGGGCGACGAGCTAGGTCGCAGCCAAGGGGGCAATAACAACGCCTATTGCCAAGATAACCGTACGTCTTGGGTTGATTGGTTGGGCAAAGACCAAGAGACTTTCGAGTTTGTGAAACTATTGATGGCGTTGCGTAAAGAGCATCCCACTTTCCGTCGCCGTCAACATTTCACCGGTCACGCGGCCAGTCGTGCTCAATCACCAGATATTGCCTGGTTCACCCCTGCGGGCACAGTGATGAACGAAGCTGATTGGCATGATGAAGGTGCCCGGTCACTCATGGTTTACATGAACGGACTCGCCATTGTGGATCGCGACCGTCGTGGCGAGCTCATCACTGACGACAGTTTTTTTGTGTTGTTTAACGCCAGCGGCGACGAAGTGAGCTTCTCGATACCCAAGATTTCTTGGCCAACAACCTGGGAACTGGTGTTGGACACCGCCGATCTGGCTTCACCGTTAGTAGCCCTTGAGGGAAATCTCCAATATGAAGCTGGCAGTAATCTCCATTTAGTTGGTCACTCGCTGGTGCTGCTGCGACAAGCCAACTCGTCGACCAAACCCTAA
- the glgB gene encoding 1,4-alpha-glucan branching protein GlgB: MISEDDTYLFNEGTQRFLHRHLGAHLATQNGVAGTWFGVWAPSAQSVSVIGDFNGWHGNRNALSPLGSSGIWQGFVPAVQHGDAYKFSIVASNGQVLEKADPLAVYAEEAPRTASIVWDLDYQWNDADWLTKRADTISLEAPVSIYEMHLGSWGRFQPKDRRFPTYRELAKPLADHLDRFRFTHVELLPVTEHPFYGSWGYQTTGYFAPTSRYGTPQDFMALVDYLHQRGFGVIIDWVPSHFPDDAHGLGRFDGSHLYEHSDPRLGHHPDWDSLIFNYGRHEVRSFLISSAMCWLDRYHVDGIRVDAVASMLYLDYSRSEGEWIPNEFGGRENLDAIAFLRELNTAIYGEFPDVATFAEESTAWPMVSRPTYTGGLGFGYKWDMGWMHDTLKHFEREPIHRQYHYHELTFRGVYFDSENYTLPLSHDEVVHGKGSLLNKMPGDRWQKFANLRMLYAYQWSQPGKKLLFMGGEIGETSEWNHESTVNWGLLDDAKHDGLARLISDLNQTYFEQDALHSKDCVGDGFRWVEANDTNFDVLAFLRLGRDGEPVLAVFNLTPVIRSNYRLGVPKAGYWAELLNTDSELYGGSGVGNMGGVDSVPIPSHDYYQSVVLTLPPLAAVLLSPGSKLPMKAV; the protein is encoded by the coding sequence GTGATTAGCGAAGACGACACCTATCTGTTTAACGAAGGTACGCAGCGCTTTTTGCACCGCCACCTGGGCGCACATCTGGCAACCCAAAACGGAGTGGCCGGGACTTGGTTCGGGGTATGGGCACCGAGCGCTCAATCGGTTTCTGTAATTGGAGACTTCAACGGCTGGCATGGCAATCGCAACGCTCTTTCGCCGCTCGGCTCCTCGGGAATTTGGCAAGGATTTGTGCCAGCAGTTCAACACGGTGACGCCTATAAGTTTTCAATTGTCGCGTCGAACGGCCAGGTGTTGGAAAAAGCTGATCCTCTGGCCGTTTATGCTGAAGAAGCTCCCCGCACAGCCTCAATAGTTTGGGATCTTGACTACCAATGGAACGATGCCGATTGGTTAACAAAACGGGCCGACACCATTTCGCTTGAAGCTCCAGTTTCGATTTACGAAATGCATTTGGGTTCCTGGGGACGGTTTCAACCCAAAGATCGACGTTTCCCCACCTATCGTGAGCTGGCTAAACCGTTAGCTGATCATCTGGACCGTTTTCGCTTCACCCACGTAGAACTGTTGCCGGTAACCGAGCATCCGTTCTACGGCTCGTGGGGATATCAAACCACGGGTTACTTCGCTCCTACCAGCCGCTACGGCACGCCCCAAGATTTTATGGCCTTGGTCGATTATCTGCATCAACGTGGCTTTGGAGTGATCATCGACTGGGTGCCTTCACATTTTCCTGATGACGCCCATGGTTTAGGTCGTTTCGACGGAAGCCATCTTTATGAACATTCCGATCCCCGTTTGGGTCATCACCCCGATTGGGACAGCCTGATTTTCAACTATGGCCGGCATGAAGTCCGATCGTTTCTGATATCCAGTGCCATGTGTTGGCTAGATCGCTATCACGTCGATGGCATTCGAGTTGACGCTGTGGCGTCAATGCTTTACCTCGATTACTCGCGTTCAGAAGGAGAATGGATTCCGAACGAGTTTGGGGGTCGAGAAAACCTCGACGCGATTGCGTTCTTGCGTGAGTTAAACACCGCCATTTACGGGGAATTTCCCGATGTAGCCACCTTCGCCGAAGAATCTACGGCTTGGCCCATGGTTTCGCGGCCTACCTATACCGGCGGGTTGGGTTTTGGTTACAAGTGGGACATGGGCTGGATGCATGACACGCTCAAACATTTTGAACGGGAACCAATCCATCGCCAATACCACTACCACGAGCTCACCTTCCGAGGTGTGTACTTTGATAGTGAGAATTACACGCTGCCGCTTTCTCACGACGAGGTGGTGCACGGCAAAGGCTCGCTATTAAACAAAATGCCGGGTGATCGATGGCAAAAGTTTGCCAACCTGCGCATGCTGTATGCCTACCAGTGGTCTCAGCCCGGCAAAAAGCTGCTGTTTATGGGCGGAGAGATTGGTGAGACCAGTGAATGGAACCACGAAAGTACCGTTAATTGGGGCTTGTTAGATGATGCCAAACATGATGGTTTAGCCCGGCTTATCAGCGATTTGAACCAAACCTATTTTGAACAAGACGCCTTGCACTCTAAAGACTGCGTAGGCGACGGCTTTCGGTGGGTCGAAGCCAACGATACTAACTTTGATGTGTTGGCCTTCCTGCGTTTGGGTCGTGACGGAGAGCCAGTGTTAGCGGTCTTTAATCTGACCCCTGTTATTCGCTCGAACTACCGTTTAGGGGTACCCAAGGCTGGCTATTGGGCTGAATTGCTCAACACCGACTCCGAGCTTTATGGGGGTAGCGGCGTGGGCAATATGGGTGGTGTCGACTCGGTTCCTATCCCCAGTCACGATTATTACCAATCGGTGGTGCTTACCTTGCCCCCTTTAGCCGCCGTGTTGCTATCGCCCGGTTCGAAGCTTCCGATGAAGGCCGTGTAA
- the malQ gene encoding 4-alpha-glucanotransferase, which yields MLNELAQRWGVQNGYHDIFGKWHHAQPEALWKVLIELGAPLGTFSGLAQSEQEIETAINAHDQLLFSQVIEPILVVNAHEKLGFVLRLDRELAVGTKIFVEVHCEDGTTHRDQISLDQVPPYEGIHLAGHTATTRFVVTNITNLAVGYHEAHIEVGGRQFNPLVLAPPPRLPSFATSRQWGVFAPLYALAPTGAPGTSHLGVANLSDLDRLGEQFQTFGATVVSTLPLLATYLSEPYEPSPYSPLSRRWWSELYLDPAQLPGLAEAPQTARLLASARVRRQVENLAANPLVQYREAAALVHATVDSLIAETLGRDSAIEQRLQAFRKQNPELEDYAWFRAAVEQHGIDAVRHRAQHLRVDEALVRRYEYFQLAADTQLRDLAASLRGRGQILALDLPLGANPNGYDVWSNPQAYAEVATGAPPDALFSGGQNWGFPPAHPIRSRQNRYVDFIGALRHHFRYAGLLRIDHLMSLERLWWIPPGYDAKTGVYVRYPSHELMAIVAIEAWRAEAVVVGENLGTVSDEINELMRRWGMLGMYELQFEPAFAHQHGYLRSPPIDSVASFNTHDMPTFAGWWHGRDIETMVHLGFTSEAEASKQHLLRAKEKAALSAALGAKPSEAQHREADWVIAEDVSTNLVETFEAGLEWLGASQAEVVLVNAEDLWHEDLPQNVPGTHREVPNWRRKFSRDLGKELAKASTRRALARLDASRNEVTPEGPSD from the coding sequence ATGCTAAATGAACTGGCCCAACGCTGGGGTGTGCAAAACGGCTATCACGACATTTTTGGCAAGTGGCACCACGCCCAGCCCGAGGCTCTATGGAAAGTTCTAATTGAACTAGGCGCTCCGCTTGGCACCTTCTCGGGCTTAGCGCAGAGCGAACAAGAAATTGAGACGGCCATCAACGCTCATGATCAACTTCTATTTAGCCAGGTTATTGAGCCAATTCTGGTGGTAAACGCCCACGAGAAGCTGGGTTTTGTACTCCGCCTAGACCGAGAGTTAGCGGTGGGCACAAAAATTTTCGTTGAGGTGCATTGCGAAGATGGCACCACCCATCGTGACCAGATTTCACTCGATCAGGTGCCACCGTACGAGGGCATTCACTTGGCGGGTCACACGGCCACAACTCGTTTTGTGGTGACCAACATCACCAACCTTGCGGTCGGGTACCATGAAGCGCATATTGAGGTTGGTGGCAGGCAATTTAACCCCCTTGTTCTGGCCCCACCACCGCGGCTGCCGAGTTTCGCGACTTCTCGGCAATGGGGAGTTTTCGCACCGCTTTACGCACTGGCGCCAACTGGTGCGCCGGGTACTTCACACTTGGGAGTAGCTAACCTGAGTGATCTCGACCGGCTGGGCGAACAGTTCCAGACCTTTGGGGCCACCGTGGTTTCGACTCTGCCGCTCTTGGCCACCTATCTTTCAGAACCTTACGAGCCCAGCCCATATTCTCCGCTGAGTCGCCGTTGGTGGAGCGAACTTTATCTAGATCCAGCCCAGCTTCCAGGTTTAGCGGAAGCTCCACAGACAGCTCGCTTGCTCGCTAGCGCCCGGGTTCGTCGCCAAGTCGAAAACCTAGCGGCCAACCCTTTGGTGCAATACCGTGAAGCAGCGGCACTGGTGCATGCGACGGTGGATTCGTTGATAGCTGAAACCCTGGGCCGTGACAGTGCTATTGAGCAACGTTTACAAGCTTTTCGGAAGCAAAATCCTGAGCTTGAGGATTATGCCTGGTTTCGAGCGGCCGTCGAACAACACGGAATTGACGCCGTACGGCACCGCGCTCAGCACCTTCGGGTTGATGAAGCCCTGGTGCGTCGTTATGAGTACTTTCAATTAGCAGCTGATACCCAGCTTCGTGACTTGGCGGCATCGCTGCGTGGTCGAGGTCAAATACTGGCGTTAGACCTGCCTTTGGGTGCCAATCCCAACGGCTATGACGTTTGGAGCAACCCGCAGGCCTATGCCGAGGTTGCCACCGGGGCTCCACCGGACGCCCTTTTCAGCGGTGGCCAAAACTGGGGCTTCCCTCCGGCACATCCCATCCGATCACGACAAAATCGTTATGTTGACTTCATTGGCGCGCTTCGCCACCATTTCCGCTACGCCGGTTTATTAAGAATCGACCATCTGATGTCTTTAGAACGCCTGTGGTGGATCCCGCCTGGTTACGATGCGAAAACGGGTGTTTATGTGCGTTACCCATCGCATGAACTCATGGCCATCGTGGCCATTGAAGCTTGGCGTGCCGAAGCCGTGGTGGTAGGCGAAAACCTGGGGACCGTTAGCGATGAAATCAACGAGCTAATGCGCCGCTGGGGAATGCTGGGCATGTATGAACTTCAGTTTGAGCCTGCCTTCGCCCACCAACACGGTTACCTACGCTCGCCCCCCATAGATTCCGTTGCAAGCTTTAACACCCACGACATGCCAACGTTTGCTGGCTGGTGGCACGGACGTGACATTGAAACGATGGTGCACCTGGGTTTCACCAGTGAGGCCGAGGCTTCGAAGCAGCATTTGCTTCGCGCCAAAGAAAAGGCGGCCCTTTCCGCTGCCTTGGGTGCAAAGCCAAGCGAAGCCCAGCACCGCGAAGCGGACTGGGTGATTGCTGAAGACGTCTCTACGAACCTGGTCGAAACCTTTGAAGCAGGTTTGGAATGGCTGGGTGCTAGTCAGGCTGAGGTGGTGTTGGTCAACGCGGAAGACCTTTGGCATGAAGACCTGCCTCAAAACGTGCCCGGAACCCACCGTGAAGTCCCTAATTGGCGACGCAAATTCAGCCGTGACCTGGGCAAGGAGCTGGCGAAGGCATCGACTAGAAGGGCGCTAGCTAGGCTAGACGCAAGCCGCAATGAGGTGACCCCGGAGGGACCCAGTGATTAG
- a CDS encoding alpha-1,4-glucan--maltose-1-phosphate maltosyltransferase, with translation MPSSQAQTMAPKDPVRVVVESVSPIVDGGRFALKRVVGETLEIEADVFADGHDEVRAALWVRAPGGTTTSEISMSALVNDRFVGRVPLNQVGRWSISVVGWVDRFASWLDGAHKKHEVGELTKTDLAVGAELVGMATNHALANDRAAMSRLAKRLKSGDLSVLAKPELEQLMRRWASREPIGRFGEVIHVEVERARAAHGAWYEFFPRSTSPTLQRPGTLADATKHLEYVADMGFDVVYLPPIHPIGTTFRKGPNNTTKSEPDDPGSPWGIGSDQGGHTAIHPELGTMDDFGAFVRTAASLNLEVALDLAFQCSPDHPWVSQHPEWFKHRPDGTIQYAENPPKKYQDIYPLDFETAAWPELWGALADVVRFWVAAGITIFRVDNPHTKPFRFWEWLITTIRSETPEVIFLAEAFTRPKVMYHLAKLGFSQSYTYFAWRYSAWELRDYFTELSSSPVVDFFRPNAWPNTPDILTEQLQTGGRPAFIQRLVLAATLSANYGIYGPAFELVETQAAALGSEEYLNSEKYQQRVWDYDAPYNLRGVIKRVNQIRRDHPALQQLRNLHFHQSSNEALLAYSKRDDNSGDVVLMVVNTDSFHTQAGVISLDFDQLNVDANQPFEVVDLLGAETYHWSGADNYVELRPHVSPAHILIFRQLSAGSETGVNAK, from the coding sequence GAGATTGAAGCTGACGTCTTTGCTGATGGTCATGACGAGGTCCGTGCAGCGCTTTGGGTACGGGCACCTGGTGGCACCACCACCAGTGAAATCTCAATGTCGGCCTTGGTAAATGATCGTTTCGTGGGTCGTGTGCCACTCAACCAAGTGGGACGGTGGTCAATAAGTGTGGTTGGTTGGGTAGATCGCTTTGCCTCGTGGCTCGATGGTGCCCATAAGAAACACGAGGTTGGTGAACTTACCAAGACTGATCTCGCCGTGGGTGCCGAATTGGTCGGTATGGCCACCAATCATGCTCTTGCCAATGATCGTGCCGCGATGAGCCGTCTAGCTAAGAGGCTGAAATCGGGTGATCTAAGCGTGCTTGCGAAACCCGAGCTCGAGCAGTTAATGCGTCGCTGGGCCAGCAGGGAACCGATTGGTCGTTTTGGTGAAGTCATCCACGTTGAGGTTGAGCGTGCTCGAGCTGCCCACGGTGCATGGTACGAATTTTTTCCACGCTCCACCTCGCCGACACTGCAACGCCCCGGAACCTTGGCTGACGCCACCAAACATCTCGAGTATGTGGCCGATATGGGGTTCGACGTGGTCTATTTGCCGCCCATCCATCCCATCGGAACTACCTTTCGAAAAGGGCCGAACAACACCACCAAATCAGAACCGGACGATCCTGGTAGCCCGTGGGGCATTGGTTCGGACCAAGGTGGTCACACCGCAATCCATCCCGAGTTGGGCACCATGGACGACTTCGGTGCTTTCGTGCGCACTGCCGCCAGTTTGAATCTTGAAGTGGCCCTCGATTTGGCGTTTCAATGCTCGCCTGATCATCCCTGGGTGAGCCAACACCCGGAGTGGTTTAAACATCGACCAGACGGCACGATTCAATACGCCGAGAATCCACCCAAAAAATATCAGGATATTTACCCGCTTGATTTTGAAACCGCTGCTTGGCCCGAACTGTGGGGCGCATTGGCTGACGTTGTTCGGTTTTGGGTAGCGGCTGGCATCACCATCTTTCGAGTGGATAACCCCCACACCAAACCTTTTCGTTTCTGGGAATGGCTAATCACCACTATTCGCTCTGAAACACCAGAGGTCATCTTCCTGGCTGAAGCCTTCACCCGACCGAAGGTTATGTATCACCTGGCCAAGCTTGGTTTTAGCCAGTCGTACACCTACTTTGCCTGGCGATATAGCGCCTGGGAGCTTCGCGACTATTTCACCGAGTTGAGTTCTTCACCGGTCGTAGATTTCTTTAGGCCCAATGCTTGGCCCAACACACCTGACATTCTTACCGAGCAGCTACAAACTGGCGGTCGGCCCGCCTTCATTCAACGGCTAGTTTTGGCAGCCACACTCAGCGCCAACTATGGCATCTATGGACCAGCTTTTGAACTGGTAGAAACCCAAGCAGCGGCGCTGGGCAGCGAAGAATACCTAAATTCTGAAAAATATCAGCAACGAGTTTGGGATTACGACGCCCCCTACAACCTAAGAGGGGTTATTAAACGGGTCAACCAGATCCGTCGTGATCACCCTGCGCTACAACAGCTACGGAACCTGCATTTTCACCAGAGCTCAAACGAAGCGTTATTGGCGTATTCCAAACGAGATGACAACAGTGGTGACGTGGTGTTAATGGTGGTCAATACTGACTCGTTCCACACCCAAGCTGGCGTAATATCGCTCGATTTCGATCAGCTAAACGTTGATGCCAACCAACCTTTTGAGGTGGTTGATTTGCTGGGTGCCGAGACCTACCACTGGTCGGGTGCCGACAACTATGTGGAACTACGTCCTCATGTTTCACCTGCTCATATTTTGATCTTTAGGCAGTTGAGTGCAGGTTCTGAAACTGGTGTCAATGCTAAATGA